A stretch of the Alnus glutinosa chromosome 6, dhAlnGlut1.1, whole genome shotgun sequence genome encodes the following:
- the LOC133871636 gene encoding uncharacterized protein LOC133871636: MKPSVDAPKFAAWNRCNNMVLSWILNSVSQEIASSIIYIESAQEMWEDIKKRFSQSNGPRIFQLQKAIAALSQNNQSISSYYTALKGLWDELNNYRPLPLCSCGTSHTVLDYQHQEYRSNPAYGSFASDQQDFFYGDARRASKGDYYSPLSHTPAAMASKSTQPVARFQGSKPQGFPRKERPLCTHCGLLGHTIEK, translated from the exons ATGAAACCATCCGTTGATGCTCCTAAGTTTGCTGCATGGAATAGATGCAACAATATGGTTCTTTCCTGGATCTTGAATTCAGTGTCTCAAGAGATTGCTTCTAGCATTATCTACATCGAATCGGCTCAAGAAATGTGGGAAGACATTAAAAAGCGATTCTCTCAATCAAATGGACCTCGGATTTTTCAACTTCAAAAGGCTATTGCAGCTCTATCTCAGAATAATCAGTCAATAAGCTCCTATTATACTGCTCTTAAAGGTCTGTGGGATGAGTTGAATAACTACCGTCCCTTGCCTCTATGTTCTTGTGGAACTTCACACACAGTTCTTGATTATCAGCATCAAGAATAT AGGTCAAATCCTGCTTATGGATCCTTTGCCTCCGATCAACAAGATTTTTTCTATGGTGATGCAAGAAGAGCGTCAAAGGGAGATTACTACTCTCCTTTAAGCCATACTCCTGCTGCAATGGCTTCCAAATCAACTCAACCTGTTGCACGGTTTCAAGGATCTAAACCACAAGGTTTTCCTCGCAAAGAACGGCCTCTTTGCACTCATTGTGGCCTTCTTGGTCACACGATCGAGAAGTGA
- the LOC133871635 gene encoding protein TRANSPARENT TESTA 1, translating to MKLPLEIPFSFRPLASSSDHTDQPLNLFPTMGAQNSLHSLPFSTTDENPPAWSKDKEDITVALNIGLPNYSSCSIDRDKMGNADMAANNYWIPTTEEIEIGFTHFSCHLCFKTFNRYNNLQMHMWGHGSQYRRGPESLKGGTQPPRPMLGNIPCYCCAEGCKNNISHPRAKPLKDFRTLQNHYKRKHGMKPFSCRKCGKLLAVKGDWRTHEKNCGKRWLCTCGSDFKHKRSLKDHIKSFGSSHTPFPPVFEVVEALNHTLTFHLV from the exons ATGAAGCTCCCCTTGGAAATTCCTTTCAGCTTTCGTCCGTTAGCTTCTTCTTCAGATCATACTGATCAGCCCCTCAATCTTTTTCCAACTATGGGCGCCCAGAATTCTCTTCATTCTCTACCATTTTCTACAACAGACGAAAACCCTCCAGCTTGGAGTAAAGATAAAGAGGATATCACCGTGGCCTTAAACATTGGCCTTCCTAATTATTCGAGTTGCTCAATTGATCGAGATAAAATGGGAAATGCAGATATGGCAGCTAATAATTATTGGATACCTACTACCGAAGAAATAGAAATTGGGTTCACTCATTTTTCTTGCCATCTCTGCTTCAAAACCTTCAACCGCTACAACAATCTTCAG ATGCACATGTGGGGGCATGGGTCGCAGTATCGAAGGGGGCCGGAGTCGCTAAAGGGAGGAACCCAGCCGCCGCGACCGATGTTGGGTAATATTCCATGCTATTGTTGCGCTGAAGGGTGCAAGAACAACATAAGCCACCCGAGAGCAAAGCCTCTGAAAGACTTCCGAACGTTGCAGAACCATTACAAGAGGAAGCACGGGATGAAGCCGTTTTCGTGTCGCAAGTGCGGGAAGCTCTTGGCCGTGAAGGGTGACTGGCGAACCCACGAGAAGAATTGTGGCAAGCGCTGGCTTTGCACTTGTGGTTCTGATTTCAAGCACAAGAGATCGCTCAAAGACCACATTAAATCATTTGGTTCTTCTCACACTCCATTTCCTCCTGTATTCGAGGTTGTTGAGGCACTGAACCACACCTTAACGTTCCATCTAGTTTAG